CCTCCACAAGAATGTAGCTCTTTAGACGGTTAATATGTTCTTCATTGTAACTTAGATATGCAGTCTTGACTTACCCTTTGATTTGTAAAGTTGCATCTTGAACAAGTAGAGGTCAAAATtatgatccaaaaccaagaTTTTTAGCATTGTGTAACTTTTGTGAATGCGTGATGACGATGATGATGTTGGCggtcattttgtttttgaagCATAATTTTGTGTCACAGGTTCAAATTTCACGTATTTCAAAATAAAGTTCCAAATAATTTCTGCTTTGTTATTTAAGCAGCTATGGTGAATTATCCAAGAACCAAATCTATTGCGCTTGTCACATAAGTTTTCCAATTTATCCAAGACCAAAAAGTGTATGCATGTCGCTGATAAGAGGGTAAAGAAGAATTTCCTTATTTCTAGCGTGTAGATCAGCTGCCAGCTAGTGGAAAATGTGAATTATCAAGAACCAGGGAAGAGACAGAATAGAACAAAATCATTGCGAATTGCTATTACAAGTGAGGTCCAGAATTGAAATGTGGTAAATTACAAGAAACGCCTGTGGTTTCTCGTATTATCACTTGATTTGTTTAACATTTCAAAATCTTCACGTAACTCtttatgattttattttaaatgaaaaaatagATGAAAAGTACCTCCTATTAGAAAACAGAACATATTTtactagaaaaagaaatatgaatgAGAAAACCTTTTTACTAGAAAAGAGAATGctcaatttcttttctaagaAATTTTGTCTTTTATAAGGAACTtcttaagggaaaaaaaaaaaaaacttcaatatgttcttttctagtaaaaaaatatttatttttattcttgtcTATCCATTCGCCAACAAAATAATTCTTTGAAGGTTTAACCCGTGACTCTTTTTTgtaccttttcctttttttttttttggtctgaaATTTAAATCAAAGTAATTTGCTGCTATCACAGTTGTAGCAATAAGCAATGGTACTTATAACTTAATGCTACATGCCAAAGACAAATAAATTGTTGCTGTAACATTTACATTTATTGGTTAGTTTCTGCATTCGTGACATGCAGCTCATAATTTTGGACATTTCTTTACTAATCCCCAcataaaatgtttttttttttaatagccaTCTTCAATTACTTCGATAGAGACTCCATTTTTCCATTCCCACAAAAAACATTATAAATGCCATCAACATCAAATCAATTCCAGTTGTAGAAGGGTTAGCAGTAACTAGTGAGTGTGCAAGTAAAAGATCATCTTGTGATCAAAACTCAATTTTCTTAATTCTCGTTgaacaaaaaaagaaactttGGTTTTCATCACCGCAAATTACAAAGCCATCATGCCCTCAGTTGAATGCATCTTTGGTTTTCAATTATTTCTTCATTAGAATTTCTGGGATTGATTTACTCAATACGCATCATATACTCACATAGTGACCCAACAAGTTTTCGTGAAAATTGCAACAACATATGATTATGCTTCTGAGATTCATTATCAAAGAAACAAATCCAAGCCTTCTGATACAGCATAGCATGCTTGCTCCACAATAGAGCGACCTGTAATTACACAAGTATGCAAAAGGAAAAGTTTAAGAGCAAACCTCAGTCTTCTACCCAGTTTTGATCCTTAGGCCCTCCAAATTTACATGGCAGAGGCTCAGTAGTATTGTACTGGGGTCACCAGCAGCATCTTCCCTTGAtaaagtttcaagtgaaagaaGGAACAATTTTGTGATATTATCACTCCCATGCCCCCCACCATCTTGATACAATTGTTGAGGCAAATAATTAGAGAAGCAAAGGAcaaatgtttatttttttttttttttgtaaaactcACACTACTCATAACATGAAATTACTCTATTTATAAAGTTTAAACCAACTCTACTAACTACCCCACTAACTATCCCAATAACTCCACTCACTCCACTAGCAACTCCACTAACTCTACTAATTAGATAACATAAACAAATATGATTAATTAATAACGGTAAATATTTTTAACAATCCCTCCCTTAAATTGAAAGTTTTTCAAACATTCAGGTTAATAGAACTTATAAACTGCACAGACTCCAAGTAGCTTCCTTAATTTCTGAAATGTGGATAATTTCAATGGTTTGGTCACTATGTCAGCAATCTGATCTTCACTTTTGCAGTAAAGAAAATCAATTATTCCATCCCTTGTGAGCTCCCTTGGAAAATGAAACCTCACGTCTATATGTTTGGTTCTTCTATGTAGAATTGGATTTTTAGAGAGTTTGATGACAGAATTGTAAAACGTAAAATTCTAATCACGCCTAATTAAGATTATATGTTTTACGGAAGAAAAAAACTTGTCACGTTGccttttattaaatattaaataagttattaaatattaaatgtCAAATAATAAAAGATGCCTTTTATTAAACATTAAATAAGttattaaatatttaatattaaaTAGGCAATAAAGTACTGTGAAGGCCAAAAGTCTTCGCCACTCATGAGTTGAGCGTCGAAggcttttaaaagaaaaaaaaaattaaactaaaccaaaataaatgaAGATTAAAAGTATTTTTGTCAGCAGCCTCGTGTCTCAATTGTGACGACACCTTATTCAGAATCTCATCCCAACAGAACACCAATTTTCTGACCATTTTCAATTTTGACAATATTCCTAAAAATTCGCATGCTTGTCACTAATTAAAGTGAGCAATAATTGAGTGATACCTCCATGGGACAAGACAACCCGTCTCCACTTTGGTTCTTTGGGCCCGCCATACTCACATGGCAGAAGCTCATTGGTATGGTGGGAGCATATGCCTGTTGGTACCATCTTCCCTTGACAAAGTTTCTGTTTCACCGGGAAGAAGGAAAAGTCTTGCGATGTACAGCAACCAGACCTACCACACGCAGACAGATatattgaaaaaataataataataataaaaaaacttGATCCTTGATGGCAATGTGTGACTGCTGTTCTTCTTGTTGTTAGATCATAAGAAAGTTGCAGATCTTGAATATCAATAGCTACAACAGACAGAAATCAAACATCAGAGTGAAAAGCAGATTACCATGATGAACATCTCCTCCAGCAGTAGCACTAGTTGCTTCGACTATGCTTTAGATTATCTGGGCTGGCTTGAAGAGAATTTTTGGAGAGAGGTGAGCTGGCTGTTGCATCCTCAGATCCTGAAGCTGAAGGTGGGGATACGTCTATTGAAAACCTTTGATATGTATATTAGAAAGTGTAGGAGGAGGAGTAACCAGGGAACGTGTTTGGGATATGATAAGGAGAACAGGGGTGATGCTAAGTCTGACAGTTTGAGACTTAGCAGTATTTCATACATGATTCAAGATCTAGTTATGGTGATACCGCAGGGACTTCACTCTGCTATTGTTAGATACAATCAATCTGGTGCTTCAGATCTTAGTGTCATCGATTGTGAGCTCGCTAAACTTGCGGAAAATATGAGGTGTTTTCCTGAAATAGATATTGAGGAATTCAACATCACCAGTTTGTTGCTCTACTACTCACTGGGAGATTCACAACTAGTTGTGGATTTCATTGATTCCATTTCAGAGAATCTGAGGTATCTTTGCCGCGTAGAAGATGAAGTTGACGAAGCTCAGAGAATTGTactgaaaattcttgaaaagAAGCTAATGTTCTTGAAGAGTTTCATTGGTTTTGCCACACTTCAAGGTTGTGAGGTTCAGCAATCAAAAGATCTGTTGGTCCACGTCGAAGTTGCGGCTGTCAATGCTGCAAGCCTGATGTGTAGATACTGGTTTCAGATAAATAATGAACAAGTTCACAATGAGAtgaaacctgaaattttcgaactGATACACAAGAAGATTGATCCCATTGACCCCCAGGTCCGAGAAATGTATATCAATGTCTTGGCAGCTTCCAAGTTATCAAGATCGTCCTACACTTTCACTATGAAGGAGAATAAGCATCTTGTGACTGAATTTATTGATAATCTCCTGCAGAGTCTTATGGAGCTATTAGAATCTTATACAAGTTTCCTAGTTCCAGTGAAGGATCAAATGTTAAAACTCCACCAGGGACTAAGATTCCTGGTTATCTTTCTTAGCGGGCAGCAGGAGAAGTTCGATGAGCTAAATGATGAAATGAAGGATCTAATTGGAGTTGTGGTCTCTGATGCAGGTATTGTGATTTTCTCCCTTTCTGTGAACGAAATGAAAGAAGGGTTGCACATGGAAACAGATCTGGCACTTTCTCATTTGCTCGAAGTGCTCAAGTTGATCATTGCTGAAGTTGGACACATTTATTCAGtaccatcatcatcatcatcacttacTTTCCCTAGGACTAATGAGCTCGGCTCTCTTGATTCTCTTCTAGAAACTCTCAAGGAACTAGCAAGCTCTACAGCTGCTTCAATTGCTTTCCCAAACGATCAAATACGCACAATCCTAGAAGATCTTGTATTCTTAAGATCTTTTCTAGGAAATGTTGTGGAGCAGCGCAAACGGAATGAAAAACTCCAAGCTCTTTGGAGTCGTGTCATGAAGGTTGCTTACAGTGTAGAACTACAAGTTGACTCTGCATTGGTTAGTGATCAACATGAACATTGTCCGGATGCTGTTGCTAGAGATATCAAGCTTATGAAGATAGAGGCTGAAGAGATCTATGATAGCATAAGATATGATGGTGAAACTCAGAGGCTAACCAAGACTACCGTTCACATGCCATCACAAGTTACTGCTCCATCATTTAATGAAGCTCTGGTAGGTCTCAATGATGAGGTAGAAAGTATAATTGATAGACTTACGAGAGGATCAAGCTGGTTCGATGTTGTTGCCATCGTGGGTATGCCTGGGCTTGGTAAGACAACTTTAGCCAATAATGTCTTCGGTCATCCTTCAATAAAGTTCCACTTCCATATTTGTGTTTGGTGTACTGTTTCTCAAGTATATAGCAAGCACAATTTGTTACTTCAGATTTTGAGTGTTATTGATTCTAACTGCTCTGACCAATGCCAtaagaagaatgaagatgatttggctCAAATGTTGTACCAACGTTTGAAAGGAAAGAGGTATGTCATTGTTTTGGATGATGTTTGGGACATTGATGGGTGGAATTTGTTGAAACACTCATGGCCAGATGACTGCAATGGCAGCAGGATACTCTTAACCAGCAGATTTCAGAATTTATCATTGCAAATTAAACCTGATAGCCAGCCCCACCATCTTCGCCCACTTACCGATAAGGAGAGTTTTGAATTGCTGCAGAAGAAGCTATTTGCCAAAGAAGATTGTCCTCCAGCATTAAGGGAAGTTGTACAGCACGTAGCAAAAGACTGCAAGGGCCTACCTCTCACCATTGTCCTCGTTGCTGGAATTCTCGCTACTACTGAGCAAGATTGCTGGGAAGAAGTTGCAAGACGTCTAAGGTCTAGCATTTTTGCTGACGATGAGCACTGCATGAAGACAATTGAGCACAGTTACAATTATTTACCAGATTATTTGAAGCCATGCCTTCTTTATTTTGGTGCATCTCAAGAAGATAAAGACATTCCTGTCAGAAAGTTGTTATGGCTTTGGATGGCTGAAGGATTCGTGCAAAAAACTGAAGGAAAGAGTTTAGAGGATGTGGCAGATGGCTATTTGATGGATTTGATTGGGAGAAGTTTAGTTATGGCTACCCAGCAAAGATCTTTAGGTGGGATCAAAGCTTGCCGAGTTCATGATTTGGTACGTGAGTTTTGTGTGGCAAAAGCAAGAGAAGAAAGTTTTCTACAAATTTCACATGGGGATGATCATCTTACTTTTATTGGACAGTGTAACCCCCACCGACTAGCTATTTACCCTACTACGAGTCAGGGACTCAAAAAGTCAATGCtatttttccccaatttgcgtTCCTTGCTCTTCTTTGATGATGATTATGAATCTAAAGCGGAACAGGGTGAAATTTGGTTCAAACTTCTATCATCTAAACTTATTAGAGTGTTGGATTTGGGTTACAATTTGGCTTTTGGTAGATATTTTTCAGAGAAAGTAGAAGTATTCTTTGTTCACTTGAGGTACTTGAGCATTAGCTGGCATGATAAGGATCGTATCCCATCTGAAATCGCCAACCTCTCAAGGTTAGAAACATTTTTCATAAAAACCTATGAAAGGTGCATTTTGTTACCAAACACTATCTGGAACATTAAAACATTGAGGCATCTTGTCGTATCATCTTATGGAAGTGGTTTCGAATTTCCCATCGACAATCTATACATTAAAAGTTCCCGGTGTGGTTTTCGTTTTCCTGCTGACAGTCTTGCCGGCTCCCCGGATTTAAAACATTTAGACACTTTAACCCTTGCAATTGATTCCTCTCCTCAAAGCTTGCAAAAGACACTGACAAAGATTCCGAGCATCCGCAGGCTAAAATGCGTGGATGTCCATGACGGAGTGCACGTTGGTATTCTCGTGCTGGACCACTTGAGTCGACTAGAATCACTTAAGATGAGCAGTTTTAAAGGATATGAGTTTGAATTCCCattgaatttgagaaagttgaCTCTCTCAAATAATGGTCAGCCATGGAGtaaaatttcagcaattggaaAGCTGCCCAGCCTTGAAGTCCTTAAATTATGCTGTGATTCCTTTGTGGGGGAAAAGTGGGAGATGAAAGAAGGGGAGTTCCAAAACCTCCGATTCTTGGAATTGTCAGAGTTGGACTTTCGATGGTGGACCGCCTCTTCTGATAATTTTTGCTGTCTTGAGAAACTGGTTTTGAGTTCTTGTGAATCGCTGGAAGAGGTCCCTTCTTGTTTAGGGGAAGCCCTCACTCTTGACATGATTGAGCTCGGAGGCTGCCGTGCGTCTGTTGTGACTTCTGTGAAGCAAATTCAACACCAACAGATGGATATGGGAAATAATGATCTAAAATTAATGAAAGATGGGCGCTCTGGTCGGTTTCGGTCTCAGAAAGAGTTGGCCCGTCTCAGAAGCAAAATAAGGATCGGATTATCAGGTTAGATATATTTTCTTTGATGTTCTATTTGTATATGTTCAATCAGTTCAATGCTATTAATTTCACCCACTTCATGTTTTGCAGCCTACACAAGTGCTCTTCGTTTTATAGAGACTAGCAAGATGATACCGTGCGCAAGCACGGTGagaaattaaagtgatgccCAATATGAGGTGATTTGCATGCAATGTATGGTtgtatttgttattttgtttaatGAATGAAATTAAGacattattaataaaaaaaaaatgaatacgTGAGGTGGCTGCATAAGAAAAGATATTGAAATGTACGTGTGTGGTTTGTGCTATGAATGAGTAGGAAGTTAATAAATTCAATGAGGAAAAAACAtgtagttttatttttcttttataataATGCAGGAAAACATGGTGAGTAAAAAGAAGTAGAAAGTTGTTAAGAATATTCATTTTAGATAGTTTTTTTGTAAAGTGGTATAAAATGTAATAgatgaaaaaaattttgctgGAAACATATTTTGGCGGATGCATATTTGTTTAATTGATTGCCATATACAGTAACATTTTGTTTGTCCTGTCCATTGATGGAGATTACGCTTTTCCGTGCTACACTTTTCCTTTCCCAAGTTTGACGTTAGTGTATGATTTCTACACAAAAAGCATATAGTTTTGATTTCGCTCTAAAACTTCAGAATTATGCTTGCACACATGACTGACCATAGGAAGCGGTAGTGTCTCAACCGATGGGATTTTTGAAGCAGGGAAAGTGGTTGCAAGTCTCTGTATATATACCAAAACAAATCAAGTGgccaaaaaaataaagtatCAATTGGCACAGGCAAGATCAGATGTATTTTCTTGACATTACATCTGCCAATACAAGCTTTCTTTCCTACATGAAAATGATAATACAAAGTCAAATTATACTCCCGACTACAGTTTAGCATGACAATTGCAACCCGTCCCATGACGCGCTTCCACACAAAACTATACTAAGCCTTGCCCACTGCCCCCAAAGGCATGGCATGTTCTTTGGGAAAGAACTGCAACCCTATAAAAGCAATTCAACCCCTTGATCACAAAACAAACATGGGGGCAGAAACCCaggaaaaagaattattttgtgTTTTATACGTATATAAATTTGAGATTAGCAGTCCCATGTATGTCAAAAGAATGATATCAACACATTTCGAGAATAATTATTCCTCCAAAGATGGAGCACATATTGAAATTCTTTCAGTTatgaattttcttttcaatattTCTCATCCTGTTAGATACAACAGGAGACAAAGATCCGAACCACCAACAGTCAAATGCTAACATGATAAAAAAGCAGAGCCCATCCAGCTGCAGTGGACTTATTAGAACGTGTTCCAGTGGTTGTATGAAGATTCTTCTGCAGAATGCCAACAACAAAACCGCTATTAAATTTCATCACAAGTCAACCACAAGCTGACTCCGAGATACAAGTATTGTATCTCTACATAAACCATGTAAAACGACCAAGCCTATTTACACAGGTTGGAGAGAGAATACCATCCATGTAAAGTCAAAACAATTCCAGATAAAAGACATTTGGTCAAACAGCAGCTAATATTTTATGTCTACATACATGACATAAAAAGGTAGCACCAGTGAGAAAGATTCATATTTATCAAGCAAGATATTGATGATTCCTATATTTATGAATCTTTATCAAGCCAGATAAGTTTGTCTTTCTAAATGCCACTGGAGTAAAGGTAATTTACAAAAGGCTGCTAGAAATTTTTGCTGCAGATTTTGCTTCCAAATGTTTCTAAATATGAATTATATTCCCTATCAGAACATTTTGCAAACAAGTCACTTACATGACCACCTGAAAAGGATGACCCTACCTTACCTCCACTTCCCCAAAACCACAAGATCAGGTAATACCAGTTGTATCACTAAAATTCTTAATTTGGAGAGCTACACCTAAGTACTATATCTACACTGCGGATCAGAGAATATTACAAGAAAACAAACAGTGGGCAAAATGCTTTTTGATAACTGAAATTATCCAGTTAAGATTATttagaaatgatgttttatatgaCCAGCCAATTCATGGACCTAAATGAAGGTTAAATAAAAAGGTTGAACACCTCATACAAGAGCTGGacaaagcagaaattttttaAAGCCTCAAGTTTAAACTACCAACCCCTCCTTTAAATCGACTCAGATGAGGCCTTTATTCCAATCACATGATGATCAATGATCCTTCTTGATGGGAGTTTCTGAAAGTTGGCAGGTCTCAATTTTCTTGATTGTAGTCTGCTACAATTAAGTGCTCTATCTACCTCTAATAACAAAGCCTCTTGGTATACAAACTTCTGCTGTTTAAATTGCATAGAAGGATAAAGAAagttccaaaaacgtaacagacaGGAGAATGGGAACCTCAAGTTGTGACAGATCTGCCAGTGGATCAGCAGAATGTCTAGCAACTTCCATGGGCCCCTTAAGAGCAGTATTATGCCTTCCCAAAGTCATCCTAGCAGCTGCAGAATCATTGGGAGGAGGTGGGAAAGGAGACTTAATCCTCACTCCTCCACTGGGGGTGGTGCTATGCTTAGAGTTTTGGCCTTTACAGTTCCAGGATGTACACTTAACAATCCTGCAGCTGAAAGCATGCCTGTTCCACTAGACGGTTTGTTCTTCACATTAATTCAGATAGTTTCACCTtcctaaaatataaaaagaaaaatgttagTCCATAAGAAAAAAGATAACATCAACACAATAAAACTTCACCAGTAATATCAGAATATAATAAATGAAGAGAGAGCAAAACTTGCACATAAAATCTGAGGTTGCTAGATAAACCTAACAAAGAAAGACAATGAATTCCAAAGGAACACATAATGAATCAATTTCAAGAGCCAATTTAGACTAT
The genomic region above belongs to Coffea arabica cultivar ET-39 chromosome 7c, Coffea Arabica ET-39 HiFi, whole genome shotgun sequence and contains:
- the LOC113697786 gene encoding putative late blight resistance protein homolog R1A-3, with product MMNISSSSSTSCFDYALDYLGWLEENFWREVSWLLHPQILKLKVGIRLLKTFDMYIRKCRRRSNQGTCLGYDKENRGDAKSDSLRLSSISYMIQDLVMVIPQGLHSAIVRYNQSGASDLSVIDCELAKLAENMRCFPEIDIEEFNITSLLLYYSLGDSQLVVDFIDSISENLRYLCRVEDEVDEAQRIVLKILEKKLMFLKSFIGFATLQGCEVQQSKDLLVHVEVAAVNAASLMCRYWFQINNEQVHNEMKPEIFELIHKKIDPIDPQVREMYINVLAASKLSRSSYTFTMKENKHLVTEFIDNLLQSLMELLESYTSFLVPVKDQMLKLHQGLRFLVIFLSGQQEKFDELNDEMKDLIGVVVSDAGIVIFSLSVNEMKEGLHMETDLALSHLLEVLKLIIAEVGHIYSVPSSSSSLTFPRTNELGSLDSLLETLKELASSTAASIAFPNDQIRTILEDLVFLRSFLGNVVEQRKRNEKLQALWSRVMKVAYSVELQVDSALVSDQHEHCPDAVARDIKLMKIEAEEIYDSIRYDGETQRLTKTTVHMPSQVTAPSFNEALVGLNDEVESIIDRLTRGSSWFDVVAIVGMPGLGKTTLANNVFGHPSIKFHFHICVWCTVSQVYSKHNLLLQILSVIDSNCSDQCHKKNEDDLAQMLYQRLKGKRYVIVLDDVWDIDGWNLLKHSWPDDCNGSRILLTSRFQNLSLQIKPDSQPHHLRPLTDKESFELLQKKLFAKEDCPPALREVVQHVAKDCKGLPLTIVLVAGILATTEQDCWEEVARRLRSSIFADDEHCMKTIEHSYNYLPDYLKPCLLYFGASQEDKDIPVRKLLWLWMAEGFVQKTEGKSLEDVADGYLMDLIGRSLVMATQQRSLGGIKACRVHDLVREFCVAKAREESFLQISHGDDHLTFIGQCNPHRLAIYPTTSQGLKKSMLFFPNLRSLLFFDDDYESKAEQGEIWFKLLSSKLIRVLDLGYNLAFGRYFSEKVEVFFVHLRYLSISWHDKDRIPSEIANLSRLETFFIKTYERCILLPNTIWNIKTLRHLVVSSYGSGFEFPIDNLYIKSSRCGFRFPADSLAGSPDLKHLDTLTLAIDSSPQSLQKTLTKIPSIRRLKCVDVHDGVHVGILVLDHLSRLESLKMSSFKGYEFEFPLNLRKLTLSNNGQPWSKISAIGKLPSLEVLKLCCDSFVGEKWEMKEGEFQNLRFLELSELDFRWWTASSDNFCCLEKLVLSSCESLEEVPSCLGEALTLDMIELGGCRASVVTSVKQIQHQQMDMGNNDLKLMKDGRSGRFRSQKELARLRSKIRIGLSAYTSALRFIETSKMIPCASTVRN